AGATAAAAGTACAAGATCTGGTTTCTGGGAAGCATTCCATACCTCTTCTGTGAAATTTCCTTCAAAATAACTTGCCATTTTGCTGGAAATTGCTATTTTATCAATTTGAACTCCTATTTTGCTGGATGAAGCAACTGCACCTTCTATAAAAATATTTGAATTTGTACTTGGAATTACCTTCAATTCATGTTTTTCATCATTTAAACCAGAATAATGAGCTTTATTTGAAAAAGTTATTGATTGTCCTAAACAATTTATAATTCCTATTTTTTTACCATCTATTACTATGTCTGCTGTACCCCCATCCTTTGCCCTGGAGTATAATAAATCCAAATCTGTCCCAATAAAATTCAAAGTCAAAGGGGATTCATTCCCAGAAGAAATTGCAAAACACCCTCCAAAGCCTCCTACATTAGATGTAAATTCTTTAGATGCACCAGAGACACTCCATCCACTACCCAGTGTCCACCTTGGCTTAGTTCCTTCAGGCAAGGCACCTTCATAAACACTAATAAATCCTTCTCCTGCATTTCCATATTGATTTTGTAATAATGATTTCATTACACCTACCCAGGACTTGTTTACCTCATCGCTGGAATATTCCCCTCTTGTATTGGAT
This genomic interval from Clostridium kluyveri contains the following:
- a CDS encoding SGNH/GDSL hydrolase family protein, which codes for MGEKIFIVVFIVLFCVIFPMSSWVKTNFPVNTGYEEKATKKQMSYREYGYNIEGSLYKYKNALKNVNKKKVKIYCIGESNTRGEYSSDEVNKSWVGVMKSLLQNQYGNAGEGFISVYEGALPEGTKPRWTLGSGWSVSGASKEFTSNVGGFGGCFAISSGNESPLTLNFIGTDLDLLYSRAKDGGTADIVIDGKKIGIINCLGQSITFSNKAHYSGLNDEKHELKVIPSTNSNIFIEGAVASSSKIGVQIDKIAISSKMASYFEGNFTEEVWNASQKPDLVLLSFGLNEAGNGVSFKEYKESMIKLVSYWKRRGSDVCLVSNQKPADSWANNWPDYIKVLYEIADEYNVGVIDIYKAYFEDYTAAQKLGLFGVDKNDYSGSSGKNTAHPSDKGYEYIGEIIYKNLKL